DNA sequence from the Juglans microcarpa x Juglans regia isolate MS1-56 chromosome 5S, Jm3101_v1.0, whole genome shotgun sequence genome:
accataaaataaaacaaataaaataaaataacatacaataaaataaataaacaaacaaagtataatacaataaaatcaataaaaccaataaaaacaacatgttttaaattaaataatttcaatttacaacttttaaaatttcTGGTACCTCACTTAAGGGatatgtggttttacccagagccgaactgttctgataccacctgtagcgcccccgacccccatgtacggAAACTCAAAAATCGAGACCCCCGGATGATAACAACACGGTCACGTATCTCAACGAttgtgccaagtgtgtgtacatgcaacagtgtataatgaacaacgcaacggataatttaagtaagtcaactaagtaccagaatttttagtacaaatttacataagtaaaacgtttaaaacgagttatacagttatccccaaaaaaaatataatataaggtctaaatacataaacgagtgatcccacATCACTCCTCTggcagagccgaatcctcaggctcaccctcagcatcatctgcatcaaaatctacattACCATAAAAAGGTACCGCatgtaagtataatccaaacaaccctaaaaaataaaaatgcattaatgcaacaaacaattatgcatgcatatgatgaaatatgcattagtcccaaacaacatttttcctgaaaataagtcttttccaacgcacgccaaaattccatttggcccaaaatatttccttaaaacattttcccgtcattttttcagaaaatggcccaaatcaataatccactattttcccataaaatggtccaaaacaaataatccattttaaccaTATGCAcaatgatctcccctagggatcatccgcataCCCTAGCTCCCTTTGTCACACCACGAGTAACGACCGTGCGAGTGATTTCGTAACGATCGATGCCCAGTTTCGCTCCCAGCGtattcgtggccaagcatcctctagcccccgccagcagaggggccacgaagtcggcacgagagcgttaccatcccgtccgatcccgttgtcgctcATCGACAACCCAAGAGAAGACACTCAGTAAattctgctcccgagtgaccagatgagctccaccgagataatgccccatcttggcttggggttgtgatacacacgcacccaaaaactatttctcacatgaaaactcagtttttaaatatacatatgaatatgtatgcaattatgcgaaaatccagttttcatttacaaacatgaatatgcgtgcaaatatgcaatgtacatgaaacgacacaatatccagcaaccaacaaatcacaacataatccaaccacacaaacaactccatcctccaatccatttgaccccttactcctcggactcagtccgacacaACTAACCAAATCAcagtaaaaatgagttagtgtaaaaatacatttaaatcacgaaagttctttgaaaaaatacttacaatgctataatataattttcgaggGATACGGAAGTGCTAGAAGTGGCAAGACAGCaatgtaacagtgcaaaatgcactatggccttAGGTCTCAAAAGGCTagattttgaacggggacaaacaaagacttgagattactagggaatggcttagggatgtcggtgaaactaatggtggtggtggttgaccgtgggtggcggcatagagggtggttgaagtccaaaaagcccaaaatggAAATGAAGTTGGATGGACTTCACCTGTGGCGAATCGGAGCTGAGGATGGATGGGTTAGGtagcgcggggggggggggggggggtagccagtgatgtggtgaagaggtggtggccaatggcggcgcGCGAATataaggagtgccgcggcttgaagccgtgcgtgggagCTTATGGCTGCGCGAGAGGGgttggaaatggaggggggtggtcgccggctaGTGGGGAAGAGATTGGGAGGGGCGTTGACGACCATGAAGGCGCACGGTGGCACTAGGTGGAGGACGAAGGGACTCGTGcgcgggagaagagagagagaggagaaaagaaatgaggagaaaaagaaaagaagaagaaaagaaaaaaggaaaaagaaaaagtgagggaaagaaatgaggtccaatcctcacatcttggatcacacaaatgatccaacgaaaaaaatttcaaaacagcaagttaaataaaataatttaaacatagtgattaaatgaaaataaaataattaaacccaacaataaactaatttaaactaaaaagtaatttaaatgcataacaataattagtattaagaaagcatatcaaataattttcacaaattaaaaacaaatcgTAAAAATAAACCATCGAAAAATCGgttaaacttaaaacaagagaatcaatatttaaattaataaaaacaattatttagttaaaaatatattaaaatacaggatattacatttatttttgtaatagtttagGTTACAGATGTGGTGCACTGCTTTTTTGAGCAAATTGCTCCTGACAGTCGTGTTTGCTGCTtgtaaattttgtttctttgttttttttttttttttttcctgttcaattgacattttcttttcttgtgtcAGATTAACACATGCTGCATTTATGCTATCAATGAAGACACatatttttggatatttcatatatagtatTCCTGGTGTTTACTTCATACAAACTGTAAATCGCTGATTGTTaagttaattaataaaaaaaagtttaatggAAGAAGTTGATTCTGCTTGAAGATTTTGTATgctaattttgaaaattataatctCAACCTTAATGTCGGGGGTATTATGCCTGCATTTAACAGCTACTGGATAGGTGCTTTTACTTGGTATTCTGTACCAATATTTCAAATTGCCATGCAACTTATTTGACTTATACTTCCCCTCACACGATATAGATGATTCTTAACTCGAGACTCTGGTCCAATTGTTTGCTACTAAATCATTAATGCCTTCGTGTGCAGacttattttcatattcatctGACATTTATTGGAAGTGTTGATTTGAATATCTTTTATGTGGGTGATATGGTTATCTTTCTGCTGAGATTTGCGATTGGGTAGTaactaaaatgaatttattttcctttacatTGCCAAACAGAAGTACATGAGCAGCATCATAATAATATTGCCTTGCatctttgcatatttttttagttttgggtATCGATGAGTCAATGTTCTATCCTCAGGCATgaacttttactttttgaagcCCTAAGAGAAGGCTTGGAAGAAGAAATGGACAGGGATCCCCATGTGTGTGTTATGGGTGAGGATGTGGGTCATTATGGAGGGTCATGCAAGGTGACCAAAGGCCTGGCTGAAAAGTATGGTGATCTCAGGGTTCTCGACACCCCTATTGCTGAGAACTCCTTCACAGGTATGGGTATTGGAGCTGCCATGACTGGTCTGAGGCCAATTATTGAGGGTATGAACATGGGATTTCTCCTTTTAGCCTTTAACCAGATTTCCAACAACTGTGGCATGCTCCACTATACATCTGGTGGCCAGTTTAAAATTCCAGTAGTTATTCGTGGACCCGGTGGAGTTGGTCGGCAACTCGGGGCTGAGCATTCCCAACGTCTTGAGTCATATTTTCAATCAATCCCTGGAATCCAAATGGTGGCATGCTCGACCACATATAATGCGAAGGGCTTGATGAAAGCTGCAATTCGAAGTGACAACCCGGTGATACTTTTCGAGCATGTTTTGCTTTACAACCTCAAGGAAATAATTCCAGATGAAGAATATATATGTTCACTAGAAGAAGCTGAGATGGTTAGGCCTGGGGAGCATGTCACTATTTTAACCTACTCCCGGATGAGGTATCATGTAATGCAGGCAGCTAAAACTTTGGTTAATAAGGGTTATGATCCTGAAGTAATTGCTATCAGATCACTGAAACCTTTTGATCTCTACACGATTGGGAATTCAGTGAAAAAGACGCATCGAGTGCTGATAGTAGAAGAGTGCATGCGGACTGGAGGGATTGGTGCTAGCTTGACGGCTGCTATTACTGAGAAGTTCCATGATTATTTGGATGCCCCGATTGCATGTCTGTCTTCGCAGGATGTGCCAACCCCATATGCAGGGACCTTGGAGGAATGGACCGTGGTTCAGCCTGCCCAGATTGTAACAGCAGTTGAGAAGCTCTGCCAGTAAATTAATTACTCCCACCATTTCTGAAAAGAACCTTTGATCAACCAATCTTTGTTTTAGAAATTGttatatagttttaaatttgttggcattttttgttttctgaaacTCACGACTATTCTTTAAGGTTTTCTTCATTCTTGATTTCTTTTACTTCTGGTGTGCAAGCTCCCTTCTTCATGATCTAGTGCCGGTAGACCCGTGTCCGAATGTTCCCTTCTCATCAATCTGAAGTGGAGAAAGTGGCTACTCTCCGCTCCATCACTCTCAAGCTGATTAACCTCCAAAATCAAGTAGGGTAGTTAATTAGCAAAACTAATTCCATATTGAATTCAAGACCTTCACGGTATTAGATCGCAAAAGAGGCGTCATTAACCAGGATGTCTCAAATTAGTTTCTCAAAGAGGTTCTATACAAGAATTCTGTCAAGGAAATTACtcttgcaatttttttatttttatttttatttatttttatttttttaaatttggaaatgttgcatttttttattattattatttagaagtttgaaaattttgtaatgattagataataattagatgaaaatttaaaaatttaaaatttaaaaatattttatatttaaatgatgcttATTACGAAAAATTTTAACACTCAATTCTAGAGCTGAGCACTAAcaatgtcggagtcggagtgccCTACCACCTACTCCGACTTTGTCAGAGGTTAGATTCAATCTCTGACTCTAACTCCAATTCACATAGCCTctgagtcggagtcggatttggacttttttattgagctttttttcttagcccatttgaaattttaatttgacaATTTTGGGCTCTCACCAATTGAATTGGGCTTccagatttcaaatttttcaaaaaaatatttttttaaattttaattttattaaaacacaaccaaaataaaaaaaaaataaaccattgtacaaattaatgttattacacattagtattatatgttattatatattaatatttatacattagtagtACATGTTATTACacattgattattatacattactagtatatgttattatactttagttattattattagtattacatgttattataaatttatatatttgtgtttaacataacacattagtattaaatgttattatacattagttattatataattagtattacatgttattatacattagtgtctATACATTAGTtgtaggggtgaaaaaaaaactgGTGTACCGGTAAACTGGACAGGACCGAACCGGCGGGTTTGGTCTGGTACCAAGTTCGGTTCGGTCTTGttctaattttcctttttctaataCTGGATCGAATTGGAACGTTTCttatgtatattttaattttttctatgattttttatattatatattatatataatatataattatatataaaataattttgtattatatgataaattactaattaatataatattaaattttaaaatactatataaataactatatattatcactataacctattgtattagtagttatattaatactatatcattatatattataatatactataatatattaatacagtctataatataattataatatactacaatatattatcactatattattatatactataatatatatactatatacagtAAAATCGAAAGTACTGGTTTACGGTGTAACCAGTACAGTATcgattcttcaaatctcaaaactgatacataccggttcggttcttaaatatgtccaaaaccggactgaaccggatcgaaccggactggttacacccctaattaattgttattataaattaCTATTACATGCtagtaatagttaatagtatagtgtttacatatactaaactattattagtcaatttagaatatttatattatagtatataaggCTGTGCATCCGGATCTGGCATTTTAAAAGCGGGTGAAATCCGGGCGGATATCTGGATTTGAACCCGGATAAACGGTTCCAAACTGGATATccggatttttattttttaaaatatgtttttaccacatagaattttttttttttttttttaagaaaagcattttaaaacactttagaAGGCTTTGTCATTCAAATTTGGACATGATATCCGGATTTAataccatgttttttttttttaaataattatgtttttcacacttttaaaacgctttttttttttttttaaaaaaaaatgctttttaacactttttgaaaggcttttttatgggcttttatgtttataattttttataggcattttttttatataatttatatttttttaaactttttttttattgcctattcaattttttataaaacaaaataaataataatagacatCAACATTCACTATacattcactacaacaaatttgagattttgggacgaaattatttagggacgaaatttttttcatccctaaaagtcattttttgagacgaaatttaaatttcgtctcaaaaaatcgatgaatttagaaaatcgttcgaacgtcaaaataaccgttcgaacaatattttctgtgacgaattaaatcgtctcaaaaaaatttttccgtttaaagtgaaaaaatacgttcgaacagtaaaatttggcggataattactttattatggcggggaaagttcaaaaacgttcgaacgagaatttgttgtgttcgaacggaaaatatttggtggtaaatcctggcgggaaggtttctaaaccgttcgaacggaatatatttagttagaacatattcaagcaccacatttatacattcgaatgtataatattaatctcggtacgaaactcaaaatataaaaaatatatatcatatatacaaattcattaattaattttatgtaattaattttaaaatattttaataatttcttttacgttaaataagatttttagttaaataaatattatcaaccacatatatatttatcaaccaaataaagcaaattatcaaaatgccatatatattgttcataattacaacaaaagaaaatataaataaaagataaaaactattgtgatgcgaggtctctacacacatcctcgactgcagctaattgtgtctctacctgtgtcagtcgagtactaactgtgacctgagttgcattattggcatta
Encoded proteins:
- the LOC121268042 gene encoding LOW QUALITY PROTEIN: pyruvate dehydrogenase E1 component subunit beta-3, chloroplastic-like (The sequence of the model RefSeq protein was modified relative to this genomic sequence to represent the inferred CDS: deleted 1 base in 1 codon), whose protein sequence is MATLFQGVDAATAFSASKSLDSSKFQLPSRRFLSERNASFLVVRFDGRVFPRSNAKARHRAEQLITNAVATKPDSSAASTASKPGHELLLFEALREGLEEEMDRDPHVCVMGEDVGHYGGSCKVTKGLAEKYGDLRVLDTPIAENSFTGMGIGAAMTGLRPIIEGMNMGFLLLAFNQISNNCGMLHYTSGGQFKIPVVIRGPGGVGRQLGAEHSQRLESYFQSIPGIQMVACSTTYNAKGLMKAAIRSDNPVILFEHVLLYNLKEIIPDEEYICSLEEAEMVRPGEHVTILTYSRMRYHVMQAAKTLVNKGYDPEVIAIRSLKPFDLYTIGNSVKKTHRVLIVEECMRTGGIGASLTAAITEKFHDYLDAPIACLSSQDVPTPYAGTLEEWTVVQPAQIVTAVEKLCQ